The following proteins are co-located in the Flammeovirga kamogawensis genome:
- a CDS encoding hemerythrin domain-containing protein → MKRNENLVPLSHEHHHGLLFCSRLKKAKNTDKETIVNYINDFYTNVLKEHLNKEEVALLHLITDKNLKTRFLNDHQVIHKMAENVTATPEDIYDQALAISQFLNNHIRFEERILFPWIEAHATEEQLFSAGNDLNVDVDEVEAHAFEPEFWED, encoded by the coding sequence ATGAAAAGAAATGAAAACCTAGTTCCATTATCCCACGAACACCACCACGGTTTATTATTTTGTAGTCGTTTAAAAAAAGCGAAGAATACAGATAAAGAAACCATTGTAAATTATATCAATGATTTTTATACAAATGTTTTAAAGGAACATTTAAATAAAGAAGAAGTTGCTCTACTGCACTTAATAACTGATAAAAATTTAAAAACTCGTTTCTTAAACGATCATCAGGTTATTCATAAAATGGCTGAAAATGTAACTGCTACCCCAGAAGATATATATGATCAAGCATTAGCAATAAGTCAATTTTTAAATAACCACATCAGATTTGAGGAACGTATATTGTTTCCTTGGATAGAAGCACATGCTACAGAAGAACAATTATTTTCTGCTGGTAACGACTTAAATGTTGATGTTGATGAAGTAGAAGCTCATGCATTTGAGCCTGAGTTTTGGGAAGATTAA
- the fabV gene encoding enoyl-ACP reductase FabV, giving the protein MIIEPRTRGFICLTAHPKGCEQNVINQIEYVKSKGEIDGAKKVLVIGASTGFGLASRITSAFGSNASTIGVFLEKAPSAGRPASPGWYNSAAFEQQAHKAGLYAKSINGDAFSNEIKQQTIDMIKEDLGQVDLVIYSLASPVRTNPNTGKRHKSVLKPIGDVFTNKTVDFHTGNVSEVTIQPATEDDIANTVEVMGGEDWDMWITAMKEAGVLAQDFQTYAYSYIGPKLTEPVYRKGTIGAAKDDLEATAFKITEKSADLNGKAIVSVNKALVTQASSAIPVIPLYISLLYKIMKADGIHEGCIEQIQRLYADRIYGADLQLDDKGRVRIDDWEMREDVQAEVDKLWAIATTENLNEIGDLKGYSDDFFNLFGFKVDGVDYAADVDEVVAIPSIG; this is encoded by the coding sequence ATGATTATCGAACCTAGAACAAGAGGCTTTATCTGTTTAACAGCTCACCCTAAAGGATGTGAGCAAAATGTTATTAATCAGATTGAATACGTTAAATCTAAAGGAGAGATTGACGGTGCAAAAAAAGTATTAGTAATTGGTGCATCTACAGGTTTTGGCTTGGCATCTAGAATTACAAGTGCATTTGGTAGCAACGCATCAACTATTGGTGTATTCTTAGAAAAAGCACCTTCTGCAGGTCGTCCGGCTTCTCCGGGTTGGTACAATAGTGCTGCATTTGAGCAACAAGCTCATAAAGCAGGTTTGTATGCAAAAAGTATTAACGGTGATGCTTTTTCTAACGAAATTAAGCAACAAACTATCGACATGATCAAAGAAGACTTAGGTCAGGTTGATTTAGTGATCTATAGTTTAGCATCTCCAGTAAGAACAAACCCAAATACAGGTAAAAGACATAAGTCTGTTTTAAAACCTATTGGTGATGTATTTACAAACAAAACAGTAGATTTCCATACAGGAAATGTTTCTGAAGTAACAATCCAACCAGCAACTGAAGACGATATTGCAAATACTGTTGAAGTAATGGGTGGTGAAGATTGGGACATGTGGATTACAGCTATGAAAGAAGCAGGTGTGTTAGCACAAGACTTCCAAACATATGCTTATTCTTATATTGGGCCAAAATTAACAGAACCAGTTTACAGAAAAGGTACTATTGGTGCTGCAAAAGATGATTTAGAAGCTACAGCTTTCAAGATCACAGAAAAATCTGCTGATCTTAACGGTAAAGCAATTGTTTCTGTAAACAAAGCATTGGTAACACAAGCTTCTTCTGCAATTCCTGTTATTCCTTTATATATATCATTGCTTTACAAAATTATGAAAGCAGATGGAATCCATGAAGGGTGTATTGAGCAAATCCAACGTTTATACGCTGACCGTATTTATGGTGCAGACTTACAATTAGACGATAAAGGTCGTGTAAGAATTGACGATTGGGAAATGCGTGAAGATGTTCAGGCTGAAGTAGATAAACTTTGGGCAATTGCTACAACAGAAAATTTAAATGAAATAGGTGATTTGAAAGGTTATTCTGATGACTTCTTCAACTTATTTGGTTTTAAAGTTGATGGTGTAGATTATGCTGCAGATGTAGATGAAGTAGTTGCTATTCCTTCAATAGGATAG
- a CDS encoding helix-turn-helix domain-containing protein, whose product MENSLQDIVSRYVNTTNCHIFLTGKAGTGKTTLLRSLHENTHKSVCIAAPTGIAAINAGGVTIHSLFQLPFGSFIPDPNLELDENATTVAHINTPKSLFKGMKMGATKRAILEGMELLIIDEVSMLRADMLDAMDLILRNVRKRKDLPFGGVQVLFIGDMLQLPPVIKQEEWQYLYKYYPNGYFFNAKVFHETSMVHVELNKVYRQADPTFVNILNHLRENKVTSNDVKVLNTHYNPDFKQSTDDGYIQLTTHNKIANEKNQSWLKEIKGKQYEYQAKVIGEFSESQYPNEEILKLKVDAQVMFIKNDYSGESRYFNGKIGKITRLTDEDIYVEFDDGTPEFSVEKYSWENKKYVLNKVTKEVEEVLIGEFHQFPLKLAWAITVHKSQGLTFEKAIIDVGRAFAAGQTYVALSRLTSLDGLVLASPISERGIAIDRNLSAFTQSSQSIEELTPQLKLEARNFIHQTLMNAFDLSYLTDNLLEHLTSYDMLENLSTKQKHKKWAKQLLDEIQKIKKVGQSFMHQSHQIIIDEHDGYIKHLLERVEKAIAYFNPLLKEKHKLVMDHHDSLNGQPGVIGYRNELKVLSSHIYNQGQRMLRSEKLILSYIDGNDLLKQDINKPDYVIKNEKRKDIPLKAKVRVSGKNDTKRKIATHIQTYVLFRNGNSVEEIARERGISEGAVETHIAKCIGLGKIEVSEIIKSKVKRNKIEKAVENAEDKSLKSLKEVLGSKYSYGEIKYVIAGIEANN is encoded by the coding sequence ATGGAAAATTCATTGCAAGATATTGTATCAAGATATGTAAATACTACCAACTGTCATATCTTTTTAACGGGTAAAGCCGGTACTGGTAAAACAACTTTATTACGTTCTCTTCATGAAAACACTCACAAAAGTGTGTGTATTGCAGCACCAACAGGTATTGCAGCAATAAATGCTGGAGGAGTAACAATACACTCACTTTTTCAGCTTCCTTTTGGTTCTTTTATTCCTGATCCGAATTTAGAATTAGATGAAAATGCAACAACAGTAGCTCATATTAATACACCTAAATCTTTATTTAAAGGGATGAAAATGGGGGCTACAAAGCGTGCAATTCTAGAAGGAATGGAGCTTTTGATTATTGACGAAGTGAGTATGCTAAGGGCTGATATGTTGGATGCAATGGATTTAATTTTACGTAACGTTCGTAAAAGAAAAGATTTGCCATTTGGAGGTGTACAAGTACTGTTTATTGGAGATATGTTACAGTTGCCTCCAGTAATTAAGCAAGAAGAATGGCAGTACCTCTATAAGTATTATCCGAATGGCTATTTCTTTAATGCAAAAGTGTTTCATGAAACGAGCATGGTACATGTAGAATTAAATAAGGTATACAGACAAGCTGATCCAACTTTTGTAAATATTTTAAATCATTTACGGGAAAACAAAGTAACAAGTAACGATGTAAAAGTGCTAAATACCCATTACAATCCAGATTTTAAACAATCTACAGATGATGGCTATATTCAGTTAACTACACATAATAAAATAGCCAACGAGAAAAACCAGTCTTGGCTTAAAGAAATAAAAGGCAAACAATACGAATACCAAGCAAAAGTTATAGGTGAATTTTCTGAAAGTCAATATCCTAATGAGGAAATTTTAAAATTAAAAGTTGATGCCCAAGTAATGTTTATTAAAAATGATTACTCTGGAGAAAGTCGCTACTTTAATGGTAAAATTGGAAAAATTACCAGACTAACAGACGAAGATATTTATGTTGAATTTGATGATGGAACGCCAGAGTTTAGTGTTGAAAAATACTCTTGGGAAAATAAAAAATATGTTCTCAATAAAGTAACTAAAGAGGTTGAAGAAGTATTAATTGGAGAGTTTCATCAATTCCCATTAAAGTTAGCATGGGCAATAACTGTACATAAAAGTCAAGGGTTAACGTTCGAGAAAGCAATAATTGATGTAGGACGTGCTTTTGCTGCAGGACAAACTTATGTGGCACTATCTCGATTAACTTCTTTAGATGGGTTGGTTTTAGCCTCACCAATTTCTGAAAGAGGAATTGCAATAGATAGAAATTTGAGTGCATTTACTCAGAGTTCTCAGTCAATAGAAGAATTGACTCCACAGTTAAAATTAGAAGCAAGAAACTTTATTCACCAGACTTTAATGAATGCTTTCGATTTAAGTTATCTTACAGATAATTTATTAGAGCACCTTACCTCTTATGATATGCTGGAGAATTTATCGACAAAGCAAAAGCATAAAAAGTGGGCGAAACAACTTTTAGATGAGATACAGAAAATTAAGAAAGTAGGGCAGAGTTTTATGCACCAATCGCATCAGATTATTATAGATGAACACGATGGCTACATCAAACATTTATTAGAAAGAGTCGAGAAAGCAATTGCTTATTTTAACCCATTACTTAAAGAAAAACATAAGTTGGTAATGGATCATCACGATAGTTTAAATGGTCAACCTGGTGTTATTGGGTATAGAAACGAATTAAAAGTACTTTCGTCTCATATTTATAATCAAGGGCAAAGAATGTTACGTTCAGAAAAATTGATCCTGTCTTATATAGATGGTAATGATTTATTGAAACAAGATATTAATAAGCCTGATTATGTAATTAAAAATGAAAAACGAAAAGATATTCCTTTAAAGGCAAAGGTTAGAGTAAGTGGCAAAAACGATACTAAAAGAAAAATTGCAACGCATATTCAGACTTATGTTCTTTTTAGAAATGGAAATTCAGTAGAAGAAATTGCCAGAGAAAGAGGTATTTCTGAAGGAGCTGTGGAAACACATATTGCAAAGTGTATTGGCTTAGGTAAAATTGAGGTTAGCGAGATTATAAAGAGTAAAGTAAAACGCAATAAGATTGAAAAAGCAGTTGAAAATGCTGAAGATAAATCGCTTAAAAGTTTAAAAGAAGTATTGGGCAGTAAATACTCTTACGGAGAGATTAAATATGTTATAGCTGGAATTGAGGCAAATAATTAA
- a CDS encoding flavin monoamine oxidase family protein has protein sequence MLIKKATKTIIIGGGLSGVLTAYRLYQKGQEAIILEASDRLGGRIKTIHSENGTPLEMGATWFTSQHLQLIQLIRELGLKGFKQFSKGPLFFQATPTTPPQKFELPPQDPSYRIAGGTAQLIKKISQQLPIENILLNEKVESIDFTNDEVCIVKTKQYEFTCQKVVSSLPPALFTQSITLLPSLKSDIKALFADTHTWMHDAIKVGITYQKAFWKTNNMSGMFFSNNGPIAELHDHCNAKENRFALVGFIHPSFQDFSKDEREKVVIKQLQSAYGEEAKHYLQYNENLWLDNELTSDGQYQDLVPHQNNGDVLLQTPLFNNRLFIVSTESSPHFGGYLEGAVYRANTVAEEVL, from the coding sequence ATGCTAATTAAAAAAGCTACTAAAACAATTATTATCGGTGGAGGGCTCTCTGGAGTACTAACTGCTTATAGGTTATATCAGAAAGGACAAGAAGCTATTATTCTTGAAGCAAGTGATAGATTAGGAGGCCGAATTAAAACAATACATTCAGAAAATGGGACTCCTTTAGAGATGGGGGCAACTTGGTTCACTTCTCAGCATTTGCAATTAATACAACTTATTAGAGAATTAGGGCTTAAAGGTTTTAAACAATTTTCTAAAGGTCCTTTATTTTTTCAGGCAACACCTACAACACCCCCTCAAAAATTTGAACTCCCCCCTCAAGATCCTAGTTATAGAATTGCAGGTGGAACAGCTCAACTTATCAAAAAAATTAGTCAGCAATTACCAATAGAAAATATCTTACTGAACGAAAAAGTAGAAAGTATAGATTTTACAAATGATGAGGTGTGTATTGTAAAAACAAAACAATATGAATTTACTTGTCAGAAAGTTGTATCTAGTTTACCTCCTGCCCTTTTTACGCAAAGTATAACACTTCTACCAAGTCTAAAAAGTGACATTAAAGCATTATTTGCAGATACACATACCTGGATGCATGATGCTATAAAAGTAGGTATTACCTATCAAAAGGCATTTTGGAAAACCAATAATATGTCTGGAATGTTTTTTAGTAACAATGGTCCTATTGCGGAATTACATGACCATTGCAATGCAAAAGAAAATAGGTTTGCTTTAGTAGGTTTTATCCACCCATCATTTCAAGATTTCTCTAAAGATGAAAGAGAAAAAGTGGTAATTAAACAATTACAAAGTGCTTATGGAGAAGAAGCCAAACATTATTTACAATACAATGAAAATCTTTGGTTAGATAATGAATTGACTTCTGACGGCCAGTATCAGGATCTTGTTCCTCATCAAAATAATGGTGATGTGTTACTTCAAACACCTCTATTCAACAATCGCTTGTTTATTGTAAGTACAGAGTCGTCTCCACATTTTGGCGGATATTTAGAAGGTGCAGTCTATAGAGCAAATACTGTTGCAGAAGAAGTACTCTAA
- a CDS encoding caspase family protein codes for MRFFTFFTLLCCLILPSFAQESRGLVLNADQKEKKNIKAIIVGVSTYENLSTAAQLKYANKDAEAFANFLTQHAHINPSNIHLFLDNKATAIQVWTSIRKELSTAKEGDQLIFYFAGHGDVDAMTDNAYLLTHDASSPEEKSFYMMTSIDVSMLQKMVSKMTAMKKFHVLMITDACRSGHILSTDGLSDQTLTSLIADWNNTNKLVSCAPNQLSYEGIEWGNGHGAFTHFLLKGLMGEADIDENNAVDLGELYDYTRGNVRRETKGKQSPQYKGNDADILMTVDAKLLDLARQNNYNISGMEVASRAVNTTTSDPVENQKEELSTFLAAIDQHRLIPPKYIKATENTSISFSSTSKSYQHLESISTFNNKVLISFKNNTIEILDNSLHSVAKLKVDYDTPKLFTGNGEYWAFAGVSKTIARYLNNNLIAKADYHKASISALAISKEATIATGDEKGTIFIWKKESVTGEKLAKTQAAIQNITITNDGNYIATADIEGQLIVWDIKSKEKVMEAKVPVQVTREMVFVKEGTQLIIPNGRGVKVLDVVKKKLVAEIKLPNRHIPNRLMKLDENYILILGNKGQLLLLNSKDYAVKEMGQNPLGANAKVAATQNSFYAMSTSKLEQSELTIPLPYAEDFYSKIEESEHYSEQEKENAKGTLAIALQEDAQNIITPFILGTSVQPSINQIKEAIYQLDYAIHLYNNTPLITDVIYARKWFLEAYEIIIGNDIRSFPKAVALFNKIIEQQPNAAYPYNGIALVNQKLMELAKTKESVAKASSLMPKWTTPKSTLATTFIIEENYADAIKMYDEIIDIIPKNAKGYVGKAQVYQMMGYYQKAWGLLKEATLKAGADISIEETKAALLIDLGDLLEAEKLLNKLLKGSYISTSTYLSYVKLKEEFYDRQDRDIALLIDAQQLLLSAIELHPTNADLYAELGKLFTRYPNVFRVKSSEVYALFNQALLLAPFNQVALKNNAEYAYRVDGNMEIAKQATVMYSQMRANFSDLDLFIASIAYAQKDYKLMEGSCKAAMLKNPYKLENYKMLWNVYIQFDKTEELHKLYLMAKENLPKCPWFDYKYALYFKGMRENSKAIAYTKTSLKITPSYNFAKVIEDPSKGLSHLYSYDKQTNGKVFTAKGGFYIVQKNDFKGVIDYAGRLVVPIEYKHIQLTQNGYSILTLKDHSKQLTSPDGKILGGRAFQEIEFLECGLVKVRVNGKYGCLDRGSGKVVVPFNYEVITNGKWAGIPVACCKVNARDNDNSVEYYSIDGKCISCN; via the coding sequence GTGAGATTTTTTACATTTTTTACACTACTATGCTGTCTTATTTTACCCTCATTTGCACAAGAATCAAGAGGTTTGGTTTTAAATGCAGATCAAAAAGAGAAGAAAAATATAAAAGCAATTATTGTTGGAGTTTCTACTTATGAGAACCTTTCAACGGCAGCACAATTAAAATATGCGAATAAAGATGCAGAAGCATTTGCCAATTTTTTAACGCAGCATGCCCACATCAACCCTTCTAATATTCATCTTTTTTTAGATAATAAAGCTACTGCAATTCAAGTTTGGACAAGCATAAGAAAAGAGTTGAGTACAGCTAAAGAAGGAGATCAACTGATTTTTTATTTTGCCGGACATGGTGATGTAGATGCCATGACGGATAATGCTTATTTATTAACACATGATGCTTCTTCTCCAGAAGAAAAGAGCTTTTATATGATGACTTCAATTGATGTTAGCATGTTACAAAAAATGGTGAGTAAGATGACGGCCATGAAGAAATTTCATGTTTTAATGATTACAGATGCTTGCCGTTCAGGTCATATTTTAAGTACTGATGGGTTATCAGATCAAACATTAACATCGTTAATTGCCGATTGGAACAATACAAACAAACTAGTTTCTTGTGCCCCAAACCAGCTTTCTTACGAGGGAATTGAGTGGGGAAATGGACATGGAGCTTTTACGCACTTTTTATTGAAAGGATTAATGGGTGAAGCAGATATTGATGAAAATAATGCCGTTGATTTAGGGGAACTTTATGATTATACGCGTGGTAATGTTCGTAGAGAAACAAAAGGAAAACAGTCTCCTCAATACAAAGGAAATGATGCAGACATCTTAATGACAGTAGACGCAAAGCTTCTTGATTTAGCTCGACAGAATAATTATAACATATCTGGAATGGAAGTAGCGAGCAGAGCTGTTAATACTACGACTTCGGACCCCGTAGAAAATCAGAAAGAAGAATTAAGTACTTTTTTAGCAGCTATTGATCAACACAGACTAATTCCTCCTAAATATATTAAGGCAACAGAGAATACATCAATTTCATTTTCATCAACATCAAAAAGTTATCAACATTTAGAAAGCATATCAACATTTAATAATAAGGTGTTGATAAGTTTTAAAAATAATACGATTGAAATCTTAGATAATTCTCTTCATTCTGTTGCAAAACTTAAAGTTGATTATGATACTCCTAAGTTATTCACAGGAAATGGAGAGTATTGGGCATTTGCAGGAGTTTCTAAAACGATAGCTAGGTATTTAAATAATAATCTAATAGCTAAAGCGGACTACCATAAAGCATCAATAAGTGCTTTGGCAATTAGCAAAGAAGCAACCATTGCAACTGGTGATGAAAAAGGGACTATTTTTATATGGAAAAAAGAATCAGTAACAGGAGAAAAACTTGCTAAAACACAAGCCGCTATACAAAATATTACGATTACTAATGATGGAAATTATATTGCGACTGCAGACATTGAAGGTCAGCTTATCGTATGGGATATAAAGAGCAAGGAAAAAGTAATGGAAGCGAAAGTACCTGTTCAAGTAACTAGAGAAATGGTTTTTGTAAAAGAGGGTACTCAATTAATTATACCCAACGGAAGAGGAGTAAAAGTACTTGATGTTGTAAAAAAGAAATTGGTTGCTGAGATAAAATTACCCAATAGACATATTCCTAATCGTTTAATGAAACTGGATGAAAACTATATTTTAATCTTAGGAAATAAAGGACAACTTTTATTGCTAAATAGTAAAGATTATGCAGTAAAAGAAATGGGTCAAAACCCTCTAGGAGCTAATGCGAAAGTTGCTGCTACTCAAAATAGTTTTTATGCAATGAGTACTTCTAAATTAGAGCAATCAGAACTAACAATTCCGTTACCTTATGCAGAAGATTTTTATTCTAAAATAGAAGAGTCAGAGCATTATAGTGAGCAAGAAAAAGAAAATGCTAAAGGAACTTTAGCAATAGCATTGCAAGAAGATGCACAGAATATTATTACTCCTTTTATTTTAGGAACTTCGGTTCAACCTTCTATTAATCAAATTAAAGAAGCCATTTATCAGTTAGATTATGCTATCCATTTGTATAACAATACTCCATTAATTACAGATGTTATATATGCTCGAAAGTGGTTTTTAGAAGCCTATGAAATTATTATAGGGAACGATATCAGAAGTTTTCCAAAAGCTGTAGCACTTTTTAATAAAATAATTGAGCAGCAACCCAATGCGGCGTATCCATATAACGGAATTGCACTTGTAAATCAGAAATTAATGGAGTTAGCAAAAACTAAAGAAAGTGTTGCTAAAGCAAGTAGTTTAATGCCAAAATGGACAACACCTAAAAGTACGTTAGCAACTACTTTTATTATAGAAGAAAACTATGCTGATGCTATAAAAATGTATGATGAAATAATTGATATCATCCCTAAAAATGCAAAAGGTTATGTTGGTAAAGCACAGGTGTATCAGATGATGGGCTATTACCAAAAAGCATGGGGTTTGTTGAAAGAAGCTACATTAAAAGCAGGAGCAGATATAAGTATTGAAGAAACAAAGGCTGCTTTATTGATAGATTTAGGTGATTTATTAGAAGCAGAAAAGCTTTTAAATAAGTTATTAAAAGGGAGTTATATTTCTACATCTACTTACCTTTCTTATGTAAAGCTAAAAGAAGAATTTTACGATAGGCAGGATAGAGATATTGCATTATTAATAGATGCTCAACAATTACTTTTATCTGCAATAGAATTGCACCCTACAAATGCAGATTTGTATGCAGAATTAGGGAAACTTTTTACAAGGTATCCTAATGTTTTTAGGGTGAAATCGTCCGAAGTTTATGCGTTGTTTAATCAAGCGTTACTTTTAGCACCTTTTAATCAGGTTGCTTTAAAAAATAATGCAGAATATGCCTACAGAGTAGATGGAAACATGGAAATAGCCAAACAAGCTACAGTGATGTATTCCCAAATGAGAGCTAATTTTTCTGATTTAGATCTCTTTATTGCATCAATAGCATATGCTCAAAAAGATTATAAATTGATGGAAGGAAGTTGTAAGGCGGCTATGTTGAAAAACCCTTATAAACTAGAAAATTATAAAATGCTCTGGAATGTGTACATACAGTTTGATAAAACTGAAGAATTGCACAAGCTCTATCTTATGGCAAAAGAAAACTTACCCAAATGCCCTTGGTTTGATTATAAATATGCACTCTATTTTAAAGGAATGAGAGAAAATAGTAAAGCAATTGCATATACTAAAACGAGTTTGAAAATTACACCATCTTATAATTTTGCAAAAGTGATTGAAGACCCATCAAAAGGATTATCTCATTTATATAGTTATGATAAGCAGACAAACGGCAAAGTGTTTACAGCAAAAGGTGGTTTTTATATTGTGCAAAAAAATGATTTTAAAGGTGTAATTGATTACGCAGGAAGATTAGTAGTACCTATTGAATATAAACACATTCAACTTACACAAAATGGCTACTCTATTCTCACTTTAAAAGATCATTCTAAGCAATTAACTTCACCCGATGGAAAAATTCTTGGCGGTAGAGCATTCCAAGAAATTGAATTTCTAGAGTGCGGTTTAGTAAAAGTAAGAGTGAACGGCAAATATGGCTGCTTAGATCGTGGTTCTGGAAAAGTAGTAGTCCCATTTAACTATGAAGTAATTACAAATGGCAAATGGGCAGGGATTCCTGTAGCTTGTTGTAAAGTAAATGCAAGAGATAACGACAATTCTGTAGAGTATTATTCTATTGATGGAAAATGTATTTCTTGTAATTAG
- a CDS encoding alpha/beta fold hydrolase, whose product MKKILKLLFLIGTIISICVFILIAYSSGKTPRIDGGVAEVIHVPINNSKLFTVIRGENENNPVLLMLHGGPGTTELPMMRYFNNSLENKFTVVYYDQRGASNSYTDKDSSTLNLSQMIEDTHALTLYLKKKFKKDKIYILGHSWGSYLGLHTVKKYPEDYHAYIGTGQISNQYKSEMLGYQYIIATAKKENDKETIKEMNKMGSLPKAPANKTLEWVFTQRQYLDKLHGATYEMSNFDMMLWPIINCKEYTFSNKIGMMSGTFISLEHLFPNVLKDNLFESIKKVDVPIYFLQGKHDYVTSFTLAKDYFDVIEAPKKKFIIFENSAHNPLFEEADKFNQEVEKILL is encoded by the coding sequence ATGAAAAAAATATTAAAACTTCTTTTTCTAATTGGTACCATTATATCTATCTGTGTATTTATTCTTATTGCTTATAGTAGTGGAAAAACACCAAGAATTGATGGTGGTGTGGCTGAGGTTATTCATGTCCCCATCAATAACTCTAAATTATTTACGGTAATTAGAGGAGAAAATGAAAACAACCCTGTTTTATTAATGTTACATGGCGGGCCTGGTACTACAGAATTACCAATGATGAGGTATTTTAATAATTCACTCGAAAATAAATTTACTGTAGTTTATTACGACCAAAGGGGAGCTAGTAATTCTTATACGGATAAAGATAGTAGCACACTAAATCTTAGTCAGATGATAGAAGATACCCACGCTTTAACACTTTACCTTAAAAAGAAATTTAAGAAAGATAAGATCTATATTCTAGGTCATTCATGGGGTTCATATTTGGGCCTTCATACTGTAAAAAAATATCCTGAAGATTACCATGCTTACATTGGTACAGGACAAATTAGCAATCAGTATAAAAGTGAAATGTTAGGTTATCAATATATTATTGCTACTGCTAAAAAGGAAAATGATAAAGAGACTATAAAGGAAATGAATAAAATGGGAAGTCTTCCTAAAGCTCCTGCAAATAAAACACTCGAATGGGTATTTACTCAAAGACAGTACCTTGATAAACTTCATGGTGCTACTTATGAGATGAGCAACTTTGATATGATGCTTTGGCCAATTATTAATTGCAAAGAATACACATTTTCAAATAAAATAGGAATGATGTCTGGAACATTCATCTCTTTAGAACATTTGTTTCCTAATGTTCTAAAAGATAACCTCTTTGAATCTATAAAAAAGGTTGATGTACCCATTTATTTTCTACAAGGGAAACATGATTATGTTACTTCTTTTACTTTAGCAAAAGACTATTTTGATGTAATTGAAGCACCAAAAAAGAAATTCATTATTTTCGAAAACTCAGCACATAACCCTTTATTTGAGGAAGCGGATAAGTTTAATCAGGAAGTAGAAAAAATCTTGTTATAA
- a CDS encoding PepSY-like domain-containing protein, giving the protein MINFTKIFFALIASLLFASCQVKQPSVVIQSNLDRHFPEAKDVVWELEGDEWEAEFTMHGIDCEVEYSKDGDWIETELSLNENQVPENIISAVEKEGDFDIAETEVTITAEVIIYGVLVKQDEKEKVIYISEAGVILEIEELA; this is encoded by the coding sequence ATGATCAATTTTACAAAAATCTTCTTCGCACTTATCGCTTCGTTATTATTTGCTTCATGCCAAGTAAAACAACCTTCTGTAGTGATACAATCTAATCTAGACCGTCATTTTCCAGAAGCAAAAGATGTTGTTTGGGAATTAGAAGGCGATGAATGGGAAGCTGAGTTTACAATGCATGGAATAGATTGTGAAGTAGAATATTCTAAAGATGGAGATTGGATAGAAACGGAGCTTTCTTTGAATGAAAACCAAGTTCCAGAAAATATTATTAGTGCAGTAGAAAAAGAAGGAGACTTTGATATTGCAGAAACAGAAGTAACAATTACAGCAGAAGTAATTATCTACGGTGTTTTAGTAAAACAAGATGAAAAAGAAAAAGTTATATATATAAGTGAAGCAGGTGTTATTTTAGAAATAGAAGAACTTGCATAA